Proteins encoded in a region of the Athene noctua chromosome 4, bAthNoc1.hap1.1, whole genome shotgun sequence genome:
- the PURG gene encoding purine-rich element-binding protein gamma, with the protein MERGRGGGGGGGRNLGSSGLHRSIYSQSQQQYHYPASSQGSCMEIQELASKRVDIQKKRFYLDVKQSSRGRFLKIAEVWIGRGRQDNIRKSKLTLSLSVAAELKDCLGDFIEHYAHLGLKGGHGHRHEHSNGKEQHPRRRQQHPPPSPPMSVGSEEHPHSVLKTEYIERDNRKYYLDLKENQRGRFLRIRQTMSRGPGMMGYFGHSLGQEQTIVLPAQGMIEFRDALVQLIEEYGDGDIEDRRGADDEPPELPEGTSFRVDNKRFYFDVGSNRYGIFLKVSEVRPPYRNTITVPYKAWTRFGENFIKYEEEMRRIYNSHKEKRMDARGDSGEEQEGLE; encoded by the coding sequence atggaaagagggagaggaggaggaggaggaggaggaaggaaccTGGGGAGCTCTGGCCTGCACAGGAGCATTTATTCCCAGTCCCAGCAGCAGTACCATTACCCGGCCTCCTCCCAGGGGAGCTGCATGGAGATCCAGGAGCTGGCCTCCAAGAGGGTGGACATCCAGAAGAAGCGATTTTATCTGGATGTGAAACAGAGCTCCCGAGGCCGCTTCCTGAAGATTGCTGAGGTCTGGATAGGAAGAGGCAGGCAGGACAATATCAGGAAAAGCAAACTGACCCTCTCCTTGTCTGTGGCCGCTGAGCTGAAGGACTGCCTGGGGGACTTCATCGAGCACTATGCCCACCTGGGCCTGAAAGGCGGCCACGGTCACCGGCACGAGCACAGCAATGGCAAAGAACAGCATCCCCGGAGACGACAGCAGCACCCGCCACCTTCACCTCCGATGTCTGTCGGCTCTGAAGAGCACCCTCACAGCGTCCTCAAAACAGAGTACATCGAGAGGGACAACAGAAAGTATTACCTGGACCTGAAGGAGAATCAGCGGGGGCGCTTCTTGCGGATTAGACAAACCATGAGTAGGGGACCTGGCATGATGGGTTATTTTGGCCACAGCTTGGGACAGGAGCAGACAATTGTCCTTCCAGCGCAAGGGATGATTGAGTTCAGGGATGCTTTGGTCCAGCTGATTGAAGAATACGGTGATGGGGACATAGAGGATCGCCGGGGGGCAGATGACGAGCCCCCGGAGCTCCCAGAGGGCACCTCCTTTCGAGTGGACAACAAGCGCTTCTACTTCGACGTGGGATCCAACAGGTACGGCATTTTCCTGAAGGTAAGTGAGGTGAGGCCGCCCTACCGTAACACCATCACGGTTCCATACAAAGCATGGACACGGTTTGGGGAAAATTTTATCAAGTACGAAGAAGAGATGAGGAGAATTTACAACAgccataaagaaaaaagaatggatGCCAGAGGGGACAGTGGTGAAGAGCAAGAGGGTCTCGAATAG